The sequence ATAGTCATGAATCTGCAAGGTCTTTAATAATAGGTCCAGAAGATGATAGAAAAGATTTAAAACCATTAACCGTTTCAGCTGAAATAGCTTGTCTTAAATGGACAAGACCAAAATATATTGAAGTTCTAAAAAATATGACAAAAGAGGAAATAGATTATTCTAAATCTCCCGCAGAGGATTATGCTGTTTCAATGGTTTTATATGAAGCACCAGATGGATCGTTATGCATGATTGAGGCAACAAGTTCATGGTGTTTTGTAGGACCAGGATTAAGAATGAGTGTAGAAGTTCTAGGTCCAGAATATTTTATGCAAGTTAATACATTAAATCCAGAGCTTTTTATATTCTTTAGTAGAGAAATAAAAGGTGAAGCAGGAAAGGATTTAATAGAAAAGCAAACTGCAGACCATGGATTAATGCCAGTTTTACCAGATGATTGTTATACTTATGGATTTGTAAATGAAAATAGACATATGGCTGAAAGTTTCTTAGCTGGAAAAATGCCTATGGAAAATTGGGAAGATGGATTATTTATTATAGAAATCCTTATGGCTAGTTATATGGCTGCTGAAAAAGGAAAAAAACTTAAGTTTCCACCAGAAGGATTAGAGGAATATACTCCAAAAGTTGCTAAGGGAGAATGGAATGCTAAAAGTGTTATAGAAGCACCATATGAATAGATCCTGATTTCAATAAAATTTATGGGGATCATTACTAATAATTTTCAACTCCACACCAATCAAGAATGTTTAATGCAAGGATTTTAGTTGAATTTATAAGTGATTCTAATTCTAAGTATTCATCGACTCCATGAGCATTTCCTCCAATTCCACCTCCAAAAATAATACTTGGAGTTTTAGCATATTTAACTAAGCATCTTAAATCACTTCCACCACCACCTTTAAGTTTAGGAGTTATTCCTGTAACTTCAC is a genomic window of Nitrososphaerota archaeon containing:
- a CDS encoding Gfo/Idh/MocA family oxidoreductase, with product MIILKEKLGIGYIGAGFVTNTYHIPSWRNIRNAEIKAICAAHEETAKYSANLCKEIGVGKPKVYTNIREMVNDPNVDAIWITTPHYLRIPIMEIIAEEVLQGKSNLIGVACEKPLARNVKEAKEMLNLVKKCGLLHGYLENYVFAPPIIKGKEVLWKRGIPIAGRPYLIRCAEEHSGPHKAWFWDGKRQGGGVLIDMVCHSHESARSLIIGPEDDRKDLKPLTVSAEIACLKWTRPKYIEVLKNMTKEEIDYSKSPAEDYAVSMVLYEAPDGSLCMIEATSSWCFVGPGLRMSVEVLGPEYFMQVNTLNPELFIFFSREIKGEAGKDLIEKQTADHGLMPVLPDDCYTYGFVNENRHMAESFLAGKMPMENWEDGLFIIEILMASYMAAEKGKKLKFPPEGLEEYTPKVAKGEWNAKSVIEAPYE